From Paenibacillus physcomitrellae, the proteins below share one genomic window:
- the cyoE gene encoding heme o synthase, whose translation MGKPLRYEAGRDSAALSVNSAPESESATWRDFVALTKPGIIRSNLIATFAGYWLGAHWHIDIVKLIITMIGTALVMAGACVFNNYYDREMDTKMERTQNRALPLGKLSPRTVLIYAGILSAVGLVLLFLFSGGLAGLFGIVGMLVYGVVYTIWLKRSSTWSTSIGAISGAMPPVIGYVAASGQVDLGAWMIFAILFLWQPPHFWALAIRRVEEYRAAGFPVLPVVKGVERTKIQMIPYIALLLPIPYLMYANDITGIWFLIIGTALSAIWLIMALVGFMKQDVEKWSKRVFIFSINYLTLSLIVMFLDTVHK comes from the coding sequence ATGGGCAAACCATTAAGATATGAAGCGGGAAGGGATTCCGCAGCTTTGTCCGTAAACTCCGCACCGGAATCGGAGTCGGCAACGTGGCGCGATTTTGTCGCTTTGACTAAACCTGGCATTATTCGTTCCAACCTGATTGCGACCTTTGCGGGTTATTGGCTGGGCGCGCATTGGCATATCGACATCGTCAAGCTGATCATCACGATGATCGGTACGGCTCTGGTTATGGCCGGGGCTTGCGTATTCAATAACTATTATGACCGGGAAATGGACACCAAAATGGAGCGTACACAAAACCGTGCGCTGCCGCTTGGCAAGCTTTCCCCAAGAACGGTGCTGATCTATGCCGGTATTCTGAGCGCGGTGGGACTTGTCTTACTGTTCCTGTTCTCCGGGGGTTTGGCCGGTTTGTTCGGCATCGTGGGTATGCTCGTATACGGCGTAGTTTATACGATCTGGCTGAAACGTTCCTCTACCTGGAGCACCTCGATCGGCGCGATTTCGGGAGCGATGCCGCCGGTAATCGGTTATGTCGCCGCTTCCGGCCAAGTTGATCTTGGCGCCTGGATGATCTTCGCGATTCTCTTTCTGTGGCAGCCGCCTCACTTCTGGGCTTTGGCGATCCGCAGAGTCGAGGAATACCGGGCCGCAGGTTTCCCTGTACTTCCGGTTGTTAAAGGCGTTGAACGCACCAAAATTCAAATGATTCCATACATTGCGCTGCTGCTGCCGATTCCATACCTTATGTATGCGAACGACATCACCGGCATCTGGTTCCTGATCATCGGCACGGCGCTGTCGGCCATCTGGCTGATTATGGCGCTTGTAGGCTTCATGAAGCAGGACGTGGAGAAATGGTCGAAACGGGTATTTATTTTCTCGATCAACTACCTGACTCTGAGCCTGATCGTAATGTTCCTGGATACAGTTCATAAATAA
- the trpS gene encoding tryptophan--tRNA ligase, translating into MKTVFSGIQPSGKLTLGNYIGAIKNFVSLQHEHQCNFVVVDMHAITVAQDPAALREQSESVATLYIAAGIDPSKSNVYMQSHLPQHAELGWLLTTLTSMGELERMTQFKDKSAGKETVGAGLFVYPSLMAADILLFNADLVPVGEDQKQHLELTRDLAGRFNHRFGEFFKLPEPYIPEVGARIMSLDDASKKMSKSNPNEGSYIALLDPPDVIRKKISRATTDSGREVKFDPANKPEVSNLIGIYSQLSGLSIAEVEQRYEGQMYGPFKKDLAEVIVSVLEPLQQRYHDIRQSGEIREILRQGAERAEAVAAKNLKEIQHLMGFLPRG; encoded by the coding sequence ATGAAAACCGTATTTTCTGGCATTCAGCCGAGCGGCAAGCTCACCCTCGGCAATTACATTGGCGCGATTAAAAATTTTGTAAGTCTGCAGCATGAGCACCAGTGCAACTTTGTTGTTGTCGATATGCACGCGATTACCGTGGCCCAGGACCCGGCCGCGCTGCGGGAGCAATCTGAATCCGTGGCTACTCTGTACATTGCGGCGGGCATTGACCCGTCCAAATCCAATGTTTATATGCAGTCCCACCTGCCTCAGCATGCCGAGCTCGGATGGCTGCTGACGACGCTCACCTCGATGGGTGAGCTGGAACGGATGACGCAGTTCAAGGACAAATCCGCAGGCAAAGAGACTGTTGGAGCCGGCTTGTTCGTCTATCCATCGTTGATGGCTGCGGACATTCTCTTGTTTAACGCTGATCTGGTTCCGGTAGGTGAGGATCAGAAGCAGCATTTGGAGCTGACCCGCGACCTTGCAGGGCGTTTCAATCACCGGTTCGGCGAGTTCTTCAAGCTGCCTGAGCCGTATATTCCAGAAGTGGGCGCGCGGATTATGTCTCTGGACGATGCATCCAAGAAGATGAGCAAAAGCAATCCGAATGAAGGCAGCTACATCGCGCTGCTGGACCCGCCGGATGTGATCCGCAAGAAGATCAGCCGCGCCACGACCGACTCGGGCCGTGAAGTCAAATTTGATCCGGCCAATAAACCGGAGGTCAGCAACCTGATCGGCATTTACAGCCAGCTGTCAGGTTTGTCGATCGCTGAAGTTGAGCAGCGTTACGAAGGCCAGATGTACGGCCCGTTCAAGAAAGATCTGGCCGAAGTCATTGTCTCTGTGTTGGAGCCGCTGCAGCAGCGGTATCATGACATCCGCCAGTCCGGCGAGATTCGCGAAATTCTGCGCCAGGGCGCAGAACGGGCGGAGGCTGTGGCTGCAAAGAACCTGAAGGAAATCCAGCATTTGATGGGATTTTTGCCTAGAGGCTGA
- a CDS encoding aldose 1-epimerase, with protein MKKVTKGQWNGYDTYILHSHELEVTLLPRLGNNIIGVRDLVQQREVLRRPEESELDFYLQKPYHFGIPLLIPPGRIRRGRFSYAGQTYQFDQNTANDNHIHGLHRTQSWCVSDIEEDEDGCSVTTEFITTDDPNWMRQYPVPLKLEMTLRLQGASLTQTFRITNLGEHAAPFGLGLHTWFLIDGEPDNWDLKLPVSKLYMTDEEIITTGETAPLGELEALNDKLNLKGTNFDTPLQIGGKPAEALLMRKDGYGLKYSADPAYFKHWVLYTKGEADQFLCIEPYTWLPDAPNLDIPHEESGLIEIKPEEKLELQLNLQMIYPS; from the coding sequence ATGAAAAAAGTGACCAAAGGGCAATGGAATGGTTACGACACGTACATTTTACATAGCCACGAACTTGAAGTCACGCTGCTGCCCAGACTCGGCAACAACATTATCGGGGTAAGAGACCTGGTACAGCAGCGCGAGGTATTGCGCCGGCCGGAGGAAAGCGAACTAGACTTTTACCTGCAGAAGCCTTACCATTTCGGTATCCCTTTGCTCATTCCGCCGGGAAGAATTCGCAGAGGCCGATTCTCCTATGCGGGACAAACGTATCAGTTTGATCAAAATACCGCTAACGACAACCATATTCATGGCCTTCATCGTACGCAAAGCTGGTGTGTCAGCGATATTGAAGAAGATGAAGACGGCTGCTCCGTCACTACGGAATTTATAACGACCGACGATCCGAACTGGATGCGCCAGTATCCCGTTCCACTTAAGCTGGAAATGACTTTGCGACTTCAAGGCGCATCGCTTACTCAAACGTTCCGGATCACCAATTTGGGTGAACATGCAGCTCCGTTTGGCTTGGGCCTTCACACCTGGTTCCTGATCGACGGAGAACCTGACAATTGGGATTTGAAGCTTCCGGTCAGCAAGTTGTACATGACGGATGAGGAAATTATCACGACAGGCGAAACAGCTCCTCTGGGAGAATTGGAAGCTCTGAACGACAAGCTGAACCTGAAAGGCACTAACTTTGATACGCCGCTGCAAATCGGCGGCAAGCCTGCTGAAGCACTGCTGATGCGCAAAGACGGATATGGCCTGAAATATTCCGCCGATCCGGCCTATTTCAAACATTGGGTTCTCTATACGAAAGGCGAAGCCGACCAGTTTCTGTGCATTGAGCCTTATACCTGGCTGCCGGATGCGCCTAATCTGGACATCCCTCATGAGGAAAGCGGCCTGATTGAGATCAAACCGGAAGAAAAGCTGGAACTGCAATTAAATCTTCAAATGATCTATCCGAGCTAA
- a CDS encoding alpha/beta-type small acid-soluble spore protein → MAQGRSSNNLVVPQATAALQQLKMEAAQELGVQIPADGYYGNYTSRETGSLGGYITKRLVQLAEQSLSGKSSM, encoded by the coding sequence ATGGCACAAGGACGCAGCAGCAACAACTTGGTTGTTCCTCAAGCAACTGCAGCTCTTCAACAATTGAAAATGGAAGCTGCACAAGAACTGGGCGTACAAATTCCAGCAGACGGTTACTACGGTAACTACACTTCCCGTGAAACTGGTTCCCTCGGGGGCTATATCACAAAGCGTTTGGTACAATTGGCGGAACAATCTTTGTCGGGTAAATCTTCCATGTAA
- a CDS encoding O-methyltransferase, protein MKTEQLSLARQLDLVFKELESELGGLTSGTVFIQIRNNVVGKFGIRHNPIAGRNGQLSGEGGGLNAVQLSSFRNMAIEALKFKNSWTHGEISYEFALRQGTIVVDATLESNYNMANLMIRYPRTNSHTYGAFGEMKDLS, encoded by the coding sequence CTGAAGACAGAGCAGCTTTCATTAGCCAGACAGCTTGATCTAGTATTCAAGGAATTGGAGTCTGAATTAGGCGGATTGACCTCCGGGACCGTCTTTATCCAAATCCGCAATAATGTGGTGGGTAAATTCGGTATCAGGCATAACCCCATAGCCGGAAGGAATGGTCAACTGTCCGGAGAAGGCGGAGGATTAAATGCGGTGCAGCTCAGCTCTTTCAGAAATATGGCAATCGAAGCTCTGAAATTCAAGAATTCGTGGACGCATGGAGAAATCAGCTATGAATTTGCGTTAAGACAAGGAACCATAGTTGTGGATGCCACATTAGAATCAAACTATAATATGGCGAATCTGATGATTCGTTATCCGAGAACAAACAGTCATACATACGGAGCATTCGGAGAAATGAAGGATTTATCTTAA
- a CDS encoding M3 family oligoendopeptidase, giving the protein MSNLKQPVSLTWDLESVFPGGSESAEFLAHLNTVEKGVQELEQFVKQWKAPGTLEETRSFDGFIDKLQNIFAKAGQAGSFVSCLTAQNTADKKAIQLTDKVTSHRARLSAVLAQFESLLRATSDQVFAGWIAREEIAPIAFSLNETREKAKDKLSPELESLVLDLAIDGYHGWGEHYDTIVSKFSLPFVNENGETINLSAGQAHNKLHDPDRSVRNTVFAKWEEKWAELGDYGADTLNRLAGFRLKLYNKRGWDDVLKEPLAYNRMTRQTLDAMWQAITEAKPVFVKYLERKAKLMGVEKLGWADVEAPLTLGTQSVDNIPYGEAAELIVKEFGGFSPKLADFATHAFNSSWVEAEDRPGKRPGGFCTTLSESKETRIFMTFGGTASNVSTLAHELGHAYHSFLLKDMPLFSRNYAMNVAETASTFAENILSSAQVGRAESREEKLMLLEEKVQRSVAFFMNIHARFLFETRFYEKRKEGLLSAEELSVLMEEAQKEAFCGALASYHPHFWLSKLHFYITGVPFYNFPYTFGFLFSNGIYARAKAEGPTFAAKYDALLEDTGRMTVEDLAKKHLNVDLAAPDFWREAVGVSVADVEQFLEMTEGMN; this is encoded by the coding sequence ATGAGTAATTTGAAGCAACCTGTGAGTCTGACCTGGGATTTGGAGTCTGTTTTTCCGGGAGGATCGGAATCAGCTGAATTTTTGGCCCACCTGAACACTGTAGAGAAGGGGGTTCAGGAGCTTGAGCAATTTGTAAAGCAATGGAAGGCGCCTGGGACGCTGGAGGAAACCCGATCTTTTGACGGGTTTATCGACAAGCTGCAGAACATATTCGCCAAAGCCGGTCAGGCAGGAAGTTTTGTCAGCTGTCTTACCGCCCAGAATACGGCTGACAAGAAAGCCATTCAGCTGACTGACAAAGTCACTTCGCATAGAGCGCGACTGAGCGCTGTTCTCGCTCAATTTGAAAGCTTGCTGCGGGCCACTTCGGATCAAGTTTTTGCCGGCTGGATTGCCCGTGAGGAGATCGCTCCGATTGCCTTCTCCTTGAATGAAACCCGCGAGAAAGCCAAAGACAAGCTTTCTCCAGAGCTTGAGAGCCTGGTCCTTGATCTGGCCATCGACGGCTATCACGGCTGGGGCGAGCATTATGACACGATCGTCAGCAAATTCAGTCTGCCTTTCGTGAACGAGAACGGAGAAACGATAAATTTGTCCGCCGGACAAGCTCATAACAAACTTCATGATCCGGATCGCAGCGTTCGTAATACGGTATTTGCCAAGTGGGAGGAGAAGTGGGCTGAGCTAGGCGATTACGGTGCCGATACGCTGAACAGGCTTGCAGGCTTCCGTCTCAAGCTGTACAACAAACGCGGCTGGGATGATGTGCTGAAAGAACCTCTTGCTTACAACCGGATGACCCGTCAGACGCTGGATGCCATGTGGCAGGCGATTACGGAAGCGAAACCGGTATTCGTAAAATATCTGGAGCGCAAGGCCAAACTGATGGGCGTAGAGAAGCTGGGCTGGGCGGACGTAGAAGCTCCTCTGACGCTGGGCACTCAGAGTGTGGACAACATTCCTTATGGAGAGGCGGCCGAGCTGATTGTGAAGGAATTTGGCGGCTTCAGTCCCAAGCTGGCGGATTTCGCTACCCATGCTTTTAACAGCAGCTGGGTGGAAGCGGAGGATCGTCCCGGCAAACGTCCCGGCGGCTTCTGCACAACTTTGTCGGAGAGCAAAGAAACTCGCATTTTCATGACCTTCGGCGGTACTGCCTCGAACGTCTCCACCCTTGCGCATGAGCTGGGTCATGCTTACCACTCCTTCCTGCTGAAGGACATGCCTTTGTTCAGCCGGAATTATGCGATGAACGTGGCTGAGACGGCCTCTACCTTTGCAGAGAACATTTTGTCTTCAGCACAGGTTGGCCGGGCGGAAAGCCGAGAAGAGAAGCTGATGCTGCTCGAAGAGAAGGTTCAGCGCAGCGTGGCTTTCTTCATGAACATCCATGCCCGCTTCCTGTTTGAAACCCGTTTCTACGAGAAACGCAAAGAGGGGCTGCTGAGCGCGGAAGAGCTGTCTGTGCTAATGGAGGAGGCCCAGAAGGAGGCGTTCTGCGGAGCGCTCGCTTCTTACCATCCACATTTCTGGTTGTCCAAACTGCATTTCTATATTACGGGTGTTCCTTTCTATAATTTCCCGTATACGTTTGGTTTCTTGTTCAGCAACGGCATATATGCCCGCGCCAAAGCGGAAGGTCCAACTTTCGCAGCTAAATATGACGCGCTTCTGGAAGATACAGGCCGTATGACGGTTGAAGATCTGGCCAAGAAACATCTAAATGTAGATTTGGCTGCGCCGGATTTCTGGCGGGAGGCTGTCGGTGTTTCGGTAGCGGATGTCGAGCAGTTCCTCGAAATGACCGAGGGAATGAATTGA
- a CDS encoding YycC family protein: MRPLQISADTAVKLAEKLHVPIEQLMHMPQHILMQKLAELAKEEASKDKQEDQ; this comes from the coding sequence ATGAGACCTTTACAAATATCCGCGGATACAGCTGTTAAGCTGGCCGAGAAATTACATGTTCCGATTGAACAGCTCATGCATATGCCGCAGCATATTTTGATGCAGAAGCTGGCCGAACTCGCCAAAGAAGAAGCCTCAAAGGATAAACAAGAAGATCAATGA
- a CDS encoding DUF2225 domain-containing protein — MQLEPLYTTKATCLMCEQEFTTSRVRPSFKRAIRTDTDFCGYYQNENPDFYVVKVCPHCGFAFTENFRERISDKQKIDFNNTIGGRMHPRDFGGQRDWEASLESYKLALLCAQSIDEKERLIASLLQHIAWLYRYKENTEQEIRFLKYSLESYIKVYEVEGAGANDARLMYLIGELNRRTGNFPEAVRWFSRVINDQKIMDAAMIRASREQWALLREQMLAAKHELPEEMQK; from the coding sequence ATGCAACTTGAGCCTCTGTATACGACTAAAGCGACATGTCTTATGTGTGAACAGGAATTTACGACTTCCCGGGTACGCCCGAGCTTCAAGCGGGCCATTCGCACGGATACCGATTTCTGCGGTTATTATCAGAATGAAAATCCTGATTTCTACGTTGTGAAGGTGTGTCCGCACTGCGGGTTTGCTTTTACTGAAAATTTCAGGGAGCGAATCAGCGACAAACAGAAAATTGATTTCAACAACACCATTGGCGGGCGTATGCATCCGCGTGATTTCGGAGGTCAACGGGATTGGGAAGCTTCACTGGAGAGCTACAAGCTGGCTTTGCTGTGCGCGCAGTCTATCGATGAAAAGGAACGGCTGATTGCCAGCCTTCTGCAGCATATCGCTTGGTTGTATCGTTATAAGGAAAATACGGAGCAAGAAATCCGTTTCTTAAAGTATAGTCTGGAGTCTTACATCAAGGTATATGAGGTGGAAGGCGCTGGTGCAAACGATGCCCGGCTGATGTATCTGATCGGCGAGCTTAACCGCAGAACGGGTAATTTCCCTGAAGCCGTCCGCTGGTTCTCCCGCGTCATTAATGACCAGAAGATTATGGATGCGGCAATGATTCGCGCCTCGCGCGAGCAGTGGGCCCTTTTGCGGGAACAGATGCTGGCAGCCAAACATGAACTGCCTGAGGAAATGCAAAAATAA
- a CDS encoding globin, whose amino-acid sequence MNLEQGQTLYERLGGAETIRRLVEAFYPRVQRNPLLGPLFPENIDPVLEKQYMFLSQFFGGPSLYSDAHGHPMMRARHLPFPVTPERAEAWLACMGEALTEVGIEEPLRSFVLQRLSGPAMHFVNTPSSQE is encoded by the coding sequence ATGAACCTAGAACAGGGACAAACCTTGTATGAAAGATTGGGCGGCGCGGAGACGATCCGCAGACTGGTGGAGGCTTTTTATCCTCGAGTGCAGCGGAACCCGCTGTTAGGACCTCTTTTTCCGGAAAATATTGATCCCGTCCTGGAGAAGCAGTATATGTTTCTGAGCCAGTTCTTTGGCGGTCCATCGCTGTATTCCGATGCTCACGGCCACCCGATGATGCGTGCCCGTCATCTGCCGTTTCCGGTAACGCCCGAACGGGCGGAGGCTTGGCTCGCCTGCATGGGAGAAGCCCTGACGGAAGTTGGCATTGAGGAGCCGCTCCGCAGCTTTGTGCTTCAGCGCTTGTCGGGCCCGGCCATGCATTTTGTAAACACCCCGTCATCTCAAGAATAA
- the ylbJ gene encoding sporulation integral membrane protein YlbJ, with protein MLMLAFPQSSWDAAVRGLSIWWDVLFPSLFPFFVISEMLLGFGIVHFLGKLLDPLMKPAFRIPGSGGFVAAMGFAAGYPVSARLTVKLREQNLISRVEGERLVSFTTSSDPIFLIGAVSVGFFHSPQMAGVLALAHYGGSVIIGLIMQFYGRHDAGPIMQKSELAAGSAANESSETETAAAGPVTPRPSRLKAALLAMHEARMADGRELGELLSQAITTSLRLMTVVGGLVVFFSVFLEVLTASGVMDFLYEILRGLLPALGLPSALAEPFMSGLFEVTLGAKNAAAASEGIPLAFKAAAAVFILSWGGLSVHAQVASILNATDLRYLPFLAARSIHAVLSAALLLLIWPFFGPEQGASAFASSTSHSYAWRASAGNFTYGMEGLAVMLILSILAILIQKWSAKRRTHRT; from the coding sequence ATGCTTATGCTGGCCTTCCCCCAATCCTCCTGGGACGCCGCGGTCAGAGGGCTGTCCATCTGGTGGGACGTGCTGTTCCCTTCGCTGTTTCCCTTTTTTGTCATTTCCGAGATGCTGCTGGGCTTCGGCATCGTTCATTTCCTGGGCAAGCTGCTCGACCCTCTTATGAAGCCCGCATTCCGTATTCCCGGAAGCGGCGGTTTTGTCGCGGCTATGGGGTTTGCAGCCGGTTATCCTGTAAGCGCCCGGCTGACCGTGAAGCTGCGGGAACAGAACCTGATCAGCCGGGTCGAAGGCGAACGGCTGGTGTCCTTCACGACTTCCTCCGATCCGATCTTCCTGATCGGTGCGGTTTCTGTCGGGTTCTTTCACAGCCCCCAGATGGCTGGGGTGCTGGCGCTTGCCCATTACGGCGGATCGGTGATCATCGGCCTGATCATGCAGTTCTACGGCCGTCATGACGCCGGGCCGATTATGCAGAAGAGCGAACTCGCAGCAGGTTCCGCTGCTAATGAGTCCTCAGAAACGGAGACGGCTGCTGCCGGTCCGGTAACCCCCCGCCCTTCCCGCCTTAAAGCAGCCCTGCTGGCGATGCATGAAGCCCGCATGGCAGACGGACGGGAGCTCGGAGAGCTGCTCAGTCAGGCGATCACAACTTCCCTCCGCTTAATGACTGTAGTCGGGGGGCTGGTTGTGTTTTTCTCCGTCTTCCTCGAGGTGCTCACTGCTTCCGGCGTGATGGATTTCCTGTACGAAATCCTTCGCGGCCTTCTGCCGGCGCTGGGCCTGCCTTCGGCTTTGGCGGAGCCTTTCATGAGCGGGCTGTTTGAAGTGACGCTTGGGGCCAAAAATGCGGCCGCCGCATCAGAAGGAATCCCTCTCGCCTTTAAAGCCGCTGCAGCGGTGTTTATTTTGTCCTGGGGGGGATTGTCCGTCCATGCCCAGGTGGCCAGCATTTTGAACGCAACGGATCTGCGTTATTTGCCTTTTCTGGCAGCCCGTTCCATTCATGCGGTTCTATCCGCTGCTTTGCTTCTGCTGATCTGGCCGTTCTTTGGACCGGAACAGGGGGCTTCGGCATTCGCCTCCAGCACTTCCCATTCCTATGCCTGGCGGGCGAGCGCGGGCAATTTCACTTATGGCATGGAAGGGCTTGCGGTCATGCTTATTTTATCTATTTTAGCCATTCTCATTCAGAAATGGAGCGCCAAACGCCGAACCCACAGAACCTAA